Proteins from one Catenuloplanes atrovinosus genomic window:
- a CDS encoding LCP family protein produces MERRGKLVDDDATQVIEAVAADSPPPAGGRARIRWRRVLIISLVALVLIAGGTTAATALYVGSVERSIEKVDAFTEVPEESRPAKEPVAVDALNLLLLGSDSRDPENTTGSRSDTIIVAHLPADRSGAQLISIPRDTWVHVPRSADGRNGDTDAKINAAYAWGGVPLMVQTVESFTGVRIDHVVLVDFGGFQQIVDALGGIDIDVEQDFTSIHEPFRRFTAGTMHMDGATALDYARQRYQFPDGDFARIRHQQQVIKAILDRAASGGMLSSPAAINDFVQATADSVSVDQTLSILDLATQMRNVRGGNLTFLTTPTTGTGRVGDQSVVLADDAAAQSLYDAVRTDSVPDILAAAGR; encoded by the coding sequence ATGGAACGTCGGGGGAAGCTCGTGGACGACGACGCGACGCAGGTCATCGAGGCCGTCGCCGCGGACTCTCCGCCGCCCGCGGGCGGTCGCGCGCGCATCCGGTGGCGGCGCGTCCTGATCATCTCGCTGGTGGCGCTGGTCCTGATCGCGGGCGGCACCACCGCGGCCACCGCGCTCTACGTCGGCTCGGTCGAGCGGAGCATCGAGAAGGTCGACGCGTTCACCGAGGTGCCGGAGGAGTCGCGCCCGGCCAAGGAGCCGGTCGCGGTGGACGCGCTCAACCTGCTGCTGCTCGGCAGCGACTCCCGCGACCCGGAGAACACCACCGGCTCCCGCAGCGACACGATCATCGTGGCGCACCTCCCGGCCGACCGCTCCGGCGCACAGCTGATCTCGATACCGCGGGACACCTGGGTGCACGTGCCCCGCTCCGCCGACGGCCGCAACGGCGACACCGACGCGAAGATCAATGCCGCGTACGCGTGGGGCGGTGTCCCGCTGATGGTCCAGACCGTGGAATCCTTCACCGGCGTCCGCATCGACCACGTGGTCCTCGTCGACTTCGGCGGGTTCCAGCAGATCGTGGACGCGCTCGGCGGCATCGACATCGACGTGGAGCAGGACTTCACGTCGATCCACGAGCCGTTCCGGCGGTTCACCGCGGGCACCATGCACATGGACGGCGCCACCGCACTCGACTACGCCCGCCAGCGCTACCAGTTCCCGGACGGCGACTTCGCCCGCATCCGCCACCAGCAGCAGGTCATCAAGGCGATCCTGGACCGGGCCGCGTCCGGCGGCATGCTCTCCAGCCCCGCCGCGATCAACGACTTCGTCCAGGCCACCGCCGACTCGGTCTCGGTCGACCAGACGCTGTCGATCCTCGACCTCGCCACCCAGATGCGCAATGTCCGCGGCGGCAACCTCACCTTCCTGACCACCCCCACCACCGGCACCGGCCGGGTAGGTGACCAGAGCGTCGTCCTGGCCGACGACGCCGCCGCTCAATCCCTCTACGACGCCGTCCGCACCGACTCCGTCCCCGACATCCTCGCCGCCGCGGGACGGTAA
- a CDS encoding BTAD domain-containing putative transcriptional regulator — protein sequence MLFCRVLGPLEIVADGARVDPGGPQPRRLTEALIAARGEAVSEDRLTEAIWGDTPPANPSASLQAYVSRLRKAFGAGALTRGPGGYTLIADSDADEFRSGVERGLAAAWPGDALRHLDAALRLWRGRPYPDLDAFAEAERGRLTELRATAVEERAAALLALGDAPAAVTDLRPAVRDEPYRERRWELLILALYRSARQAEALSALREVRALLADDLGVDPGAELQSLERRLLAQDPSLLLAAKPARTGRPLSRFVGRATELGLLSAAMAETRLVTLVGPGGTGKTRLALEWAGDAYLARLADVRSPVDLPSVIAAALGLADTPSRITGAGGLLLLDNCEHLTDAVADLAVTLLADNPDLRVLATSREALGVDGERLLPIDPLPRADAVTLLTDRIAAVRPGWQPTGDDLTQLDRLASALDGIPLALELAAARARVLSLGELSGRHLSALGRVPRGALTPHATLEATVAWSVDLLPDRDRALFLRLWPFEGGFTLEGAAALGSDLAALSSLVSRSVVAADTTLTPARYRLLEIIRAYCRDHDPDPAGSRAAHAAWARELVARTVPDLRGRRSARAIRVLNRELPNLRAALTHDLAEDPAAALRTAGLLEWFWVRGGHAAEGLRLLTTAMDRAPGAPPVVRARALSACAGLHWIGGDLAEVRRCVTGAFDALGAPDGEDGRRLLGQLHYYRAMLWTADADFDRAADSARASIEVSRTVGEPRYGVLPQALLGGALAGRGEIAEGRRRLRAAIEEAERDGYGWDGGLAAQLLIRSLVVDDPEAAFPVLHRAITWFREEDDRVQVLSCLAHGALVLLRTGRPAAAVTLLTGADRLAARGGIRLDNADPTAMAMLRTEIAALDPDLRASAAAASEPLTEDDLIALLTGLQ from the coding sequence GTGCTGTTCTGCCGGGTGCTCGGGCCGCTGGAGATCGTCGCCGACGGCGCCCGCGTCGACCCGGGCGGCCCGCAGCCGCGCCGGCTGACCGAGGCGCTGATCGCGGCGCGCGGCGAGGCGGTCTCCGAGGACCGGCTGACCGAGGCGATCTGGGGCGACACGCCACCGGCGAACCCGTCCGCGTCGTTGCAGGCGTACGTGTCCCGGCTGCGCAAGGCGTTCGGCGCCGGCGCGCTGACCCGCGGGCCGGGCGGATACACGCTGATCGCCGACTCGGACGCGGACGAGTTCCGGTCCGGTGTGGAGCGCGGGCTGGCCGCGGCCTGGCCGGGGGACGCGCTGCGGCACCTCGACGCGGCGCTGCGGCTGTGGCGCGGCCGGCCGTACCCGGACCTGGACGCGTTCGCCGAGGCGGAGCGCGGCCGGCTGACCGAGCTGCGCGCCACCGCGGTCGAGGAGCGCGCCGCGGCGCTGCTGGCCCTCGGCGACGCGCCCGCGGCCGTGACCGACCTGCGGCCGGCGGTCCGCGACGAGCCGTACCGGGAACGCCGCTGGGAACTGCTGATCCTCGCGCTCTACCGGAGCGCACGGCAGGCCGAGGCGCTGTCCGCGCTGCGCGAGGTGCGCGCGCTGCTCGCCGACGACCTCGGCGTCGACCCCGGCGCGGAACTGCAGAGCCTGGAGCGCCGCCTGCTCGCCCAGGACCCGTCGCTGCTGCTGGCCGCGAAGCCGGCGCGGACCGGCCGGCCGCTGTCCCGCTTCGTCGGGCGCGCCACCGAACTGGGCCTGCTGTCCGCGGCCATGGCCGAAACCAGGCTGGTCACGCTGGTCGGGCCGGGCGGCACCGGCAAGACCCGGCTGGCGCTGGAGTGGGCCGGCGACGCGTACCTGGCCCGGCTCGCCGACGTCCGGTCGCCGGTCGACCTGCCGTCCGTGATCGCCGCCGCGCTCGGCCTGGCGGACACGCCGTCCCGGATCACCGGCGCCGGCGGCCTGCTCCTGCTGGACAACTGCGAGCACCTGACGGACGCGGTCGCGGATCTCGCGGTCACGCTCCTCGCCGACAACCCGGACCTGCGCGTCCTGGCGACCAGCCGGGAGGCGCTCGGCGTCGACGGCGAACGCCTGCTGCCGATCGACCCGCTGCCCCGCGCGGACGCGGTCACGCTGCTGACCGACCGGATCGCCGCGGTCCGCCCCGGCTGGCAGCCCACCGGCGACGACCTCACGCAGCTCGACCGGCTGGCGTCCGCGCTCGACGGCATCCCGCTGGCGCTCGAACTGGCCGCCGCCCGGGCGCGCGTGCTGAGCCTGGGCGAGCTGTCCGGCCGGCACCTGTCCGCGCTCGGCCGGGTGCCGCGCGGCGCGCTCACGCCGCACGCCACGCTGGAGGCCACGGTCGCGTGGAGCGTGGACCTGCTGCCGGACCGCGACCGCGCGCTGTTCCTGCGGCTGTGGCCGTTCGAGGGCGGTTTCACGCTGGAGGGCGCGGCCGCGCTCGGCTCCGACCTGGCGGCGCTGTCGTCGCTGGTCTCGCGCTCGGTGGTGGCCGCGGACACCACGCTCACGCCGGCCCGCTACCGCCTGCTGGAGATCATCCGGGCGTACTGCCGAGACCATGATCCGGACCCGGCCGGAAGTCGCGCCGCACACGCGGCCTGGGCCCGCGAGCTGGTCGCGCGCACCGTGCCCGACCTGCGCGGGCGCCGCTCCGCCCGGGCGATCCGGGTGCTCAACCGCGAGCTGCCCAACCTGCGCGCCGCGCTCACCCACGACCTGGCCGAGGACCCGGCCGCGGCGCTGCGCACGGCCGGCCTGCTGGAGTGGTTCTGGGTGCGCGGCGGGCATGCGGCGGAAGGCCTGCGCCTGCTCACCACCGCGATGGACCGGGCGCCCGGCGCGCCGCCCGTGGTCCGGGCCCGCGCGCTGTCCGCCTGCGCGGGCCTGCACTGGATCGGCGGCGACCTGGCCGAGGTGCGCCGGTGCGTGACCGGGGCCTTCGACGCGCTCGGCGCGCCCGACGGCGAGGACGGCCGGCGGCTGCTCGGCCAGCTCCACTACTACCGGGCGATGCTGTGGACCGCGGACGCCGACTTCGACCGCGCCGCCGACAGCGCCCGCGCGTCCATCGAGGTGTCCCGCACCGTCGGCGAGCCCCGCTACGGCGTACTGCCGCAGGCGCTGCTCGGCGGCGCGCTGGCCGGCCGGGGCGAGATCGCCGAGGGCCGCCGCCGGCTCCGCGCCGCGATCGAGGAGGCGGAGCGCGACGGCTACGGCTGGGACGGCGGGCTGGCCGCGCAACTGCTGATCCGCTCGCTGGTGGTCGACGACCCGGAGGCCGCGTTCCCGGTGCTGCACCGGGCGATCACCTGGTTCCGCGAGGAGGACGACCGCGTGCAGGTGCTGTCCTGCCTGGCACACGGCGCGCTGGTGCTGCTGCGCACCGGCCGCCCGGCCGCCGCGGTCACGCTGCTGACCGGCGCCGACCGGCTCGCCGCCCGCGGCGGCATCCGCCTGGACAACGCCGACCCGACCGCGATGGCCATGCTCCGGACGGAGATCGCCGCCCTCGACCCGGACCTGCGCGCCTCGGCCGCCGCCGCGAGCGAGCCGCTCACCGAGGACGACCTGATCGCGCTGCTGACGGGCCTTCAATAA
- a CDS encoding hemerythrin domain-containing protein → MTTTTAGVDTWEMVMAHRLYRREFRILPAIIRGIPDGDHTRAALVGDHLDMVTTMLHHHHEAEDELLWPIMLDRVGLHADVVHRMESQHERLEGLLDRLGELNARWRATATAEVRDELADVLAQASPALDEHLDDEERDLLPLVPPHVSQQEWDALNARARGAGPKDLRTAFAALGAMLEDATPEEQRRFLAELPPPVRLLWRLFGRRSWARSRDAVRRGR, encoded by the coding sequence ATGACAACAACGACCGCCGGCGTCGACACCTGGGAAATGGTCATGGCGCACCGGCTCTACCGCCGCGAGTTCCGCATCCTGCCCGCGATCATCCGCGGCATCCCGGACGGCGACCACACCCGGGCCGCACTGGTCGGTGACCACCTGGACATGGTCACCACCATGCTGCACCACCACCACGAGGCCGAGGACGAGCTGCTCTGGCCGATCATGCTGGACCGGGTCGGGCTGCACGCCGACGTGGTGCACCGGATGGAGTCGCAGCACGAGCGGCTGGAGGGCCTGCTGGACCGGCTCGGCGAGCTGAACGCGCGCTGGCGTGCCACCGCCACGGCGGAGGTCCGGGACGAGCTCGCGGACGTGCTGGCGCAGGCCTCGCCGGCGCTGGACGAGCACCTGGACGACGAGGAGCGGGACCTGCTGCCGCTGGTGCCGCCGCACGTCTCGCAGCAGGAGTGGGACGCGCTCAACGCGCGGGCGCGCGGCGCCGGGCCCAAGGATCTGAGGACCGCGTTCGCCGCGCTGGGCGCGATGCTGGAGGACGCGACGCCGGAGGAACAGCGGCGCTTCCTGGCGGAGCTGCCCCCACCGGTACGGCTGCTGTGGCGCCTGTTCGGCCGGCGCTCCTGGGCCAGGTCCCGGGACGCGGTGCGCCGCGGACGCTAG
- a CDS encoding MFS transporter, with protein MTAPTMTFRKVLSTGGPATLAVLVGLQLLDTVDNAMFIVFAPDIRDTLGLTSEATVVVGQLAAVMVALGALPLGLLGDRRRRTVIVGVCTFVWAVAAALLGLAQSLWQLAAIRIGAGAGKANEGPIQVSLLTDAYPPAGRGRVLGLHRGAQPLGIVIGPLLATAVAAAVPAGQEAWRWAFVLLAVPAILLGVAALRLREPVRGHVEREALLGDDPVPVPLARPVTLRATFARLRRIRTFYLVMIALGALGLCVGAVPSYLSLILGDELGQGAGARGVITAVTAVGGLAGAVLGGVYGDRVFRRSPVASLYLAVGALAVLGAGFAVQAYAPNVATYVVVGMIAGGMTFAGLVPLSIIVAAVTPPEIRATAFGLVGLYLSVVGGLGGALVISVLSQVWGPQAAVAVVAPAASVVAGLVLARAARHLHGDLDRAAADVLERRAERVG; from the coding sequence ATGACCGCGCCAACCATGACCTTCCGCAAGGTCCTGTCCACCGGCGGACCCGCGACGCTGGCCGTGCTCGTCGGGCTGCAGCTGCTGGACACCGTCGACAACGCGATGTTCATCGTGTTCGCACCCGACATCCGCGACACGCTGGGCCTCACCTCGGAGGCGACCGTCGTGGTCGGCCAGCTGGCCGCGGTCATGGTGGCGCTCGGCGCACTGCCGCTCGGCCTGCTCGGCGACCGGCGCCGGCGCACCGTGATCGTCGGCGTCTGCACGTTCGTCTGGGCCGTCGCCGCCGCGCTGCTCGGCCTGGCGCAGAGCCTGTGGCAGCTGGCCGCGATCCGGATCGGCGCGGGCGCCGGCAAGGCCAACGAGGGCCCGATCCAGGTCTCGCTGCTGACCGACGCCTATCCGCCGGCCGGCCGCGGCCGGGTGCTCGGCCTGCACCGCGGCGCGCAACCGCTGGGCATCGTGATCGGCCCGCTGCTGGCCACGGCCGTCGCGGCCGCCGTGCCCGCCGGGCAGGAGGCGTGGCGGTGGGCGTTCGTCCTGCTGGCGGTGCCGGCGATCCTGCTCGGCGTGGCCGCGCTGCGCCTGCGCGAGCCGGTCCGCGGGCACGTCGAGCGGGAGGCGCTGCTCGGCGACGACCCGGTGCCGGTTCCGCTCGCCCGGCCCGTGACGCTGCGCGCCACGTTCGCGCGGCTGCGGCGGATCCGCACGTTCTACCTCGTGATGATCGCCCTCGGCGCGCTCGGGCTCTGCGTGGGCGCGGTGCCGAGCTACCTCAGCCTCATCCTCGGCGACGAACTCGGACAGGGCGCCGGGGCGCGCGGCGTGATCACCGCGGTCACCGCGGTGGGCGGGCTGGCCGGCGCGGTGCTCGGCGGCGTCTACGGCGACCGCGTGTTCCGGCGCAGCCCGGTGGCCTCGCTGTACCTGGCGGTCGGGGCGCTGGCGGTCCTCGGCGCCGGGTTCGCCGTCCAGGCCTACGCGCCGAACGTGGCGACCTACGTGGTGGTCGGCATGATCGCCGGGGGCATGACGTTCGCCGGTCTTGTGCCGCTGAGCATCATCGTCGCCGCGGTGACCCCTCCGGAGATCCGCGCCACCGCGTTCGGGCTGGTCGGGCTCTACCTGTCGGTCGTCGGCGGGCTCGGCGGCGCGCTGGTCATCAGCGTGCTCTCGCAGGTGTGGGGCCCTCAGGCGGCCGTCGCGGTGGTCGCGCCGGCCGCCTCCGTCGTGGCGGGCCTGGTGCTGGCCCGCGCCGCCCGCCACCTGCACGGCGACCTCGACCGGGCGGCGGCCGACGTGCTGGAGCGGCGCGCGGAGCGGGTGGGCTAG
- a CDS encoding SDR family oxidoreductase, which translates to MREWTGSVAFITGGGQGIGLGIARSLGRRGVRLALADIDEAALARAADELSRVTTVETVRLDVRDRAAFAVAADHVESTLGPVGLLFNNAGIVPYSPVAELRYEKWDLALGVNLTGVINGVQTFLPRMIERGAGGYIVNTSSGAGLVADANVLYATAKFAVVGLSESLRAAASRYDIDVSVLCPGPVDTAIVRNTATSDGGTAITLADDVRPGVEEFLRSGADIDSVGEMVVAGMEARSLWIHTGDLIRPYLEKRMTDLLASVPAPAGKP; encoded by the coding sequence GTGAGGGAATGGACGGGATCGGTCGCCTTCATCACCGGCGGCGGCCAGGGCATCGGCCTGGGCATCGCGCGGTCACTGGGCCGGCGCGGCGTGCGACTGGCGCTGGCCGACATCGACGAGGCCGCGCTGGCCCGCGCCGCGGACGAGTTGTCGCGGGTGACGACCGTGGAGACGGTACGGCTGGACGTGCGGGACCGGGCCGCGTTCGCGGTGGCGGCCGACCACGTCGAGTCGACGCTCGGGCCGGTGGGCCTGCTGTTCAACAACGCGGGCATCGTGCCGTACTCGCCGGTGGCGGAGCTGCGCTACGAGAAGTGGGACCTGGCGCTCGGCGTCAACCTGACCGGCGTGATCAACGGTGTCCAGACGTTCCTGCCCCGCATGATCGAGCGCGGGGCAGGAGGGTACATCGTGAACACCTCGTCCGGCGCCGGCCTGGTGGCCGACGCGAACGTGCTGTACGCGACCGCGAAATTCGCGGTGGTGGGTCTGTCCGAGTCGCTGCGCGCCGCGGCGAGCCGGTACGACATCGACGTCAGCGTGCTCTGCCCCGGCCCGGTCGACACCGCGATCGTGCGCAACACCGCGACCTCGGACGGGGGCACCGCCATCACGCTGGCCGACGACGTCCGCCCGGGCGTGGAGGAGTTCCTCAGGTCCGGCGCGGACATCGACTCCGTCGGCGAGATGGTGGTCGCGGGCATGGAGGCCCGGTCACTGTGGATCCACACCGGCGACCTGATCCGGCCCTACCTGGAGAAGCGGATGACCGACCTGCTCGCCTCCGTCCCGGCGCCGGCCGGCAAACCCTAG
- a CDS encoding TetR/AcrR family transcriptional regulator — translation MSSQGRRRIDEIGDESRRRILDAAEELFAERGLDRTSFVDIAERSGISRGSIPWHFKNKNGLVMAVVERAVERLMSAERYQTVPPLTELFEDSAALLSTGNSALMFTILPEAIRGTGAVREQYRQFLGRRRDGLADWLRARRPAGVDPETAARRERVFAAALNGAMVGIHLQALIDPESFDLGESLQSIATLIDKNLADLWV, via the coding sequence AGGGACGGCGCCGGATCGACGAGATCGGTGACGAGAGCCGGCGCCGCATCCTGGACGCGGCCGAGGAGTTGTTCGCGGAGCGCGGGCTGGACCGCACGTCCTTCGTGGACATCGCGGAGCGCTCCGGCATCAGCCGCGGCTCGATCCCCTGGCACTTCAAGAACAAGAACGGCCTAGTGATGGCGGTCGTCGAGCGCGCGGTCGAGCGCCTGATGTCGGCGGAGCGCTATCAGACCGTGCCGCCGCTCACCGAGCTGTTCGAGGACTCGGCCGCGCTGCTGAGCACCGGCAACTCGGCCCTGATGTTCACCATCCTGCCCGAGGCCATCCGCGGTACGGGCGCGGTGCGCGAGCAGTACCGGCAGTTCCTCGGCCGGCGGCGGGACGGGCTCGCGGACTGGCTGCGCGCGCGCCGCCCCGCCGGAGTGGACCCGGAGACCGCCGCGCGCCGGGAACGCGTCTTCGCGGCGGCCCTCAACGGCGCGATGGTCGGCATCCATCTCCAGGCGCTGATCGACCCGGAGAGCTTCGACCTCGGCGAGAGCCTGCAGTCGATCGCCACGCTGATCGACAAGAACCTCGCCGACCTCTGGGTCTAG